From the genome of Opisthocomus hoazin isolate bOpiHoa1 chromosome 8, bOpiHoa1.hap1, whole genome shotgun sequence, one region includes:
- the EMP1 gene encoding epithelial membrane protein 1 — MLVLLAGIFVVHIATVIMLFVSTIANVWMVGTSSFGTASSGLWLLCNRTCEQLSVSSDDEAYLKAMQAFMILAIIFSVIALVMFIVQLFTLEKGKRFYVTGAVMLVCWLCILIGVSIYTARFTDMFETTNSHHGYCFILAWICFCFSFIIGILYLVLRKK, encoded by the exons ATGTTGGTGCTACTGGCTGGTATCTTCGTGGTTCACATCGCCACTGTCATCATGCTCTTCGTCTCCACCATTGCCAAC GTTTGGATGGTGGGTACTTCCAGCTTCGGAACGGCCTCATCGGGACTCTGGCTACTGTGCAACAGGACCTGCGAGCAGCTGTCAGTCAGCAGCGATGACGAGG CTTACCTCAAAGCCATGCAGGCCTTTATGATCCTCGCGATCATTTTCTCCGTCATCGCGCTTGTCATGTTCATTGTCCagctgttcaccctggagaaaggCAAACGTTTCTATGTGACTGGAGCCGTCATGCTGGTTTGCT ggCTGTGCATTCTGATTGGAGTCTCCATTTACACAGCTCGGTTCACAGACATGTTCGAGACCACAAATTCTCACCACGGCTACTGCTTCATATTGGCCTGGATCTGCTTTTGCTTCAGTTTCATCATCGGCATCCTCTACCTTGTTCTTAGGAAAAAATAA